The genomic window GACCAGACTGCTACGGCGATTCACTGCACCCGAATTTATGAGGATGGTCATAGCTGCTCATCGGGCTCCTCGAATGGCAGGGGTCGGATATCCCGCTCCGAAACTTTCCTTTCTCGCACACGCACCAACAGGTCAACAGTCAGCCGAGCGTCGACAGCATCAGTGGAGTGAAGTGTGAGTCGAAAGCTGCTCGTTCTCAGTCCACCCTCGACTAGAAAGAGGACAATGTCTAACTGCAGAATTGGCTGGTAGTGATGTTTTTTAACAGCATTTAAACTTCTGGTACTTGCTCGGCAGTAGCGCCTACATACTGAGAAAAGTAATGATTCCTCGCTTTTGTTGCAGgcttatttgtttttcaatacCTGTCAATAAAAGTTGCATAAAGTGCAATTTTGCTAACCCATGTTTAAAATCCTTTACAAATGAACACGATTTCAGTCTGTGAGCTgctgaaaatgaatattttctttCACATGTATAGATTTATATGACCTGAAATCGAATGTATTTGATATTGCTTCTgtgttttataataaaaaaagaagaagaaatgtatTTCGCCTAAATATTCAGTCACCGTGCACTGTATGATTCATGCTCAACATGTAATAAACACTTTAAAAGACCGGCTCATTCATCCTGTACTATGCATGTGCGAAAAGGACTCAGAGTTACTTAAATGGATACCGCTTCAGTATGCATCATTTATTGATTTgtacaaaattaaaatgtgtaATTCTCTTTTTCATGAATGCTTCACACAGAAATAGAAATACATGAAACATGTCAACATGTATCTGTGTCAGAATACAAAGACTATGTGCAAAGTGTTTCTCAGCAGGTCGACGTCCTGCAGCATCACATGCCAGGCCTGTGTGCTTTATCTAggcaaacaaatgcaaatacagtcacacacatcttcaggagtaacacacgcacacaccacacacacacacccacacacacaccacacacacacacacacacacacacacacacacacacataaatcttATGATCTTTAAATAGTCTGTCACAATACAAAGAGTTGAAGCGAACGCTGAAACCTCACACATTCATgcgcttcctctctctctcacacacacacgacaaaaaaaaacaactacacattTCAGTAAAGAAAAGTAacattttgaatttgtttcacATAATTTACTGCAGTGAATCAGCAGGTGTAAGATCCTAATATTCAgtatttacattattaattTATCTGCTCATGGTTCAAGTCCATACCTAATAATGAAACCTTATTTGCAACTTCACATCATACAAACGACCAACAATACCTTTTttgaaataaagaataaacataaaaagagaaacatggaATTGGTGGTTTTCCAGTAGCCCAATAGTAGCAGCTGGGGCTTTCATCTACCCATTTGTTATGCTAATAAAAGGAGAATTGTCTTTCACATCCTGTTTCGTACATATTCAAGCATTCACATCAGGCCAGGTGTGCCTCCATTTGGCCATGCAAAGAGTGTGGATTGACAGATTGTTGTCCAGTTTCCACTAcagagtgtgagtgtgcagAGGTAACTTTATCCCTGCCTAATAATGTCACAATGAGCTACTCTGGTTTGAGCCTAAACACCAGCTTAAAAACTTTACACAGCTAGCAATAATGCCCACTATGAACACTATATAGGATTTTTATAGTAGCACATGTACATATAGTCATGTGGAATATTGATTTTTGCTATCACTTTGATATGCACCACATTGTGCTGTGTTGAATCCCactgaatgttacaggaaaCCCAATCGATAATCGGATCGCAGCGAGCTGAGAGGTGAGGATCGCATGCTGCTTTAACTCGCTCCTAAGATGCTTCTCTCATGCCCGAGACCATGCTGTGTCTGTCTACCAAACTTGCCGCCGTTACCCCGACGGGGTCTGCGCCTCTGGAGCTGATAGCCCATTGGCTTGGGAGCTGAAGTTGGACCCCAGTTGCTTGTCCTCTTCTGAGGCCTGGAAGGGTCATACTGAAGGTGGGTGTTGGGGACCAGGAGCCCTGTGGGGTCAGCAGCGGGACATGCGCTTGCGGTATTGCTCCACCAGTGGGACCAGGCACTGAGGTGAGCCGCTCTGCAGCAGGAAGGGGTGCTCCAACAAGTCGATGGCGCTGGCTCTCTCTAGGGGGTCTCGAGTCAGCATACGGTCCAGGAAGTCTTTAAGAACTGGAGAGACCTGCACCAGGAAGAAATACAAAcaacctttatttgtcacataaacAATCATACAGAGTAcacatgtagtgaaatgcttgcgTCTGAGCTGCGCACAGGTGTAGCTGCGCCATTCCAGGGCTTGGTTTTTAGCATGGGGGTCTAGACAGGACAGTTACTGGGTCGAGCTTGCAACTCCAAAGGTGTGTAGGCctaccactacgctatccagctgctgtatAGGAACATAATAGGTACGTATAAGTACATAATATAGTTGTACTCCAATAAATCATTGCAGTGATATGGTCGTGTAATTGTGTTGCATCCAGCATTTGCCGAGACACTTCAGTCTGGACCATCAATGCTGCTAGCTTGCGTTCGTCTGTTCTCGCACCTGACTGGGCGTTTCGAACAGTAGGAGCTGGCTCATCCCTCAGCCTCTTCATCGCTGCTACAGGGGTTTCACTGAAGTATGGCGGCTCTCCATCCACCATCTCAACCACCATGATGCCCATCGACCATATATCGACCTGGAAATAACCACgacacaggaaaaaaagtgtCTAACAGGTCTCATACTATTGCACAGATTGCCTCTGTTGGCAATCAGTGCTACACTAGTGGTATTCATGCAAACTGAATGTGTGCCTCCTCACTTCAGTGCCATATGGCGACTTGGATATGACCTCAGGCGCCATCCAATAAGGTGTCCCCACTAGAGACTTCCTCTTAGGGATGTCCTTACTGATCTGTGCACAGAAGCCAAAGTCTGAAAGCTTGACCTGTGAGGAAAAAAACGCTTTCCTTAATTTTAATcaagaaagcaaaaagaaaagaaagaaggagacagaaagaaagaaacatttcataccCTTCCGTCTAACGTAAGTAGTATAGAGTCACTTTTGATGTCTCTGTGAATGACTCCCTGTGAATGGAGATAAGCCAGGGCTTGCAGCACAGCTTCACACACTGTAGCAATCTGCTCTTCACTCAGCCTGCAGcacaacacacagaaacacacagattttACATGAATTTCACACTTTTACACTACTAGTTATGACGAATCAACAGGACTTAAAGTTGAATTTCATGAATCACCGCACATTAAAGGCAACGATAAAGTAGGCAAGGTTCAAAACAACAACTCCCACGTAGCACAGTGACGAATGAAGCACGCCCGTTCTGCCGCGATGCTAATGtgcctttaatattttttcaagTGCAGCATAAACAGTTAGAGTCGAGCAGCAAAAAGACATTTCACAGAAAACACCAGGTAACAATTACTTTACAGAGCAAGGTTCCTCCCACACACAACAACTATaggttaaaaactgtctaaaactATATaagataaaatgattaaaactgagtggatttttaaaataatctgacATCATAGTTCAGCCTGGAGAAACAGCATACACAAAGGACTCTTGATCTTGATTGTTGTGTCAATATCCTGATTATTTTAGGCTTAGACCAGCAGTGGCAGTGACAGCTGGCTCACTTTATATATCATTTGGTATGAGAGGAAAATTTCCATCCCTTTGAGTCAAACAATCTAACCCTGAGGTCACCCTATGGAGACTGAGCCAGCCATCTGTTAGTAATATAAACCATATTGACAGctcaaacaaacacacctgataaattTCAGCTCCCTGCTGCTGGTCAatatgttttctccctttttgaTGTATGTCGTAGCATCAGGGGATCAAATGTCTACCCAAAATCAGCCTTCCGTGTggcatttaaacacacacaaattcaattattttactgtattattatttttctctggAGGAAAGCAGCAGACGTGGCGTGCACGAGAAGACTTGATGACAGTTTTGCACTCCTGGGAGGAACATCGATTACCCACCAGTTGATACCACACTACCCTCTTGTGGCTGATTtagttattaaaaaatataagttCCATATGGAATCaatgaaatacagttttttgttgttgttgttttgttttgtttttcttctgtggaTATTTAATGGCGTTCTCACCTGGTTTCAGAAACAATGTTAGTCAGTGCTCCACCCTGCAAGTACTCCATGATGACCCACAGCTCTTCCTCCACCAGAGCAGACTTAAACATCTCCACCACATTTCTGTGCTGATAGTCCCTCATGATGACCACCtgcaacacaaaacattatttggTGGTATAATCTTTAGAAATATAACAAACAATGTCGCCACTTATTGGTTCTCCAGCAGTAAAGATGACTGCTGCTCAGTCATTGGAATTCACTGCCAAGCAGAAATATAGTTCATTTAAACTCCAAGAAGATTACAAAGATGATGACATCAGTGCTACTCTTTCAGACTGGAAAATACCTCCAAATGATAGATGTGCATAAAAATATTGGACTCTATAAAGGCATACTCTGTGTCAGCTGCCTTTTGGAAGCCTCTTGGTTTTGTCAGAAATGATCATATTTGAATACAAGTGATCACTTAACCTTAATAAGCCATTGGATGTGTCACCCAGAATCAGATACCAGTTAGTGATAagtaatactaataaaatattagacttgtttgtttgttttttaattgcatttgaCAGCAAGCCAAAGCTGTCAgataactgcattaaaaatgttcaaaCGTTGTTATGAAAGGCAAAATTAACTCTAGAGACCGACTCTGTTTTTTCTTGTACCAGGCTGTAAACACTTCCCTACTTTAAAGCTGTGTTAACATAGGGATTAACTCACTTAAAGTGCTTTTTTTAGCACTTAAAATGAAGCAACTGCCTTCTCTTTTATGCCCTGATATCACTAAACTGCTTTCCCACAGGCTAAACAACAAAGATTAGAGATATGTTGCTGTAAATGACTCTCGGTACATTTTAGAGTTATTTGCATTTGTATGTtgggttattttttttgtacctcATTAAAGAGTAGCTCTCGCCTCTGCTGCCGCCGCAGGTCCATCATCTTCACCGCCACTTGCCGGCCGCTGTGCTTCTCTGTTGCGATACACACCACTCCTGTGGAGCCCTCTCCGATCTTCACAAAGTTCTCCAGATAAGAGCGGGGATCGCCTTTGTCCACCACCATCTGCAGGGCCGCCTTGAACTGTTCATGTGTCACCTTAGGTGGGTCGGGTGGCGGTCTGGGTGAGGGGTGTTGCGGGGGTCTGAAGGCAGGGGAGCAGGTGCCTGGAGGACTGGTGGCTAATGAGCCTGTAGGTGAAGGTCGAGGTTGGGAAGGGCTGTCTTGTCTGGGATAGGGAGGGTTGGGGCATCCGGAGTGTCTGAGAAAGGGGTCTGGTCCACTGGGTCTCAATCCCATATTAGGAGACAGACCCAAGGTGTAGCTGGCTGAGGAGCGAACAGTCCGCTGGGGTCTGACGCCTCCCACAAGAGGACTGCTGGTGCCGGTGGGCAGGAAACCAGAGTGGTACCTCACTGCTGATTCTCCCTGcacaataacacagaaaaatggGGTGAGGAAAATTAAGAGAGAACTGAAAGGCAGTTGGCCACCTGCCTGAGGTTCTTGACccactttaaaactaaatgtaaATCAAGTTCTTCACTTTCCCTCCTTTTCCACTTCACCTGATATGACTGATGTGTTGTTTTATGGACCCAAGTGTCCTGCAAAGATCTTGCCAAACACATCTTCTTTCAACATTTACAACTCTACTGGCAGTAGAGTTGTAAATGTTGAAAGAAGATGGTGCCAGTAGACTACTGGCACCATGAACccactttcattatttttaagtcTAGAACTAAACCAAAGATTCAAACTCAGAACTTTGATCCTCTTTAGTGAAAAAGCCAATCAATAAGCTGCTTCACTAAAGTTCCACAACCTAAGCATTAACATGATCCGTGATGGTTTTTTGACAGCAAAATATAACTTTATTTAATGTATTCAGAGCTCATGCAAGAAACATGCTGAGTAGTTAAAAAATTATGTACATAGGATTAGAAATATGCATATATTGTGTATTCTATAAATAATGTATTATCGGTACACTTAATCGCTGCAAAGGCTTACTTTCAGGTCATAGGAGGAGAACGGCCTGCCAGGGCTGTTCTGTTGGTGCATGTATATTGGTATATTGGGTCGGAGTTCTGTGGTGACTGTGCCTTGATCTCCCTGGGGTGGCTGTACCGTCATAGCAGGGCTGTAGAAACAAGCTACAGGCCTTTGATTTGGTGGCATTCCCCTTGACAGCTGGAAATCTCTCTTCCATATCACTCTCTCCTGAGGACTACCCATATCACTACTCATATAAGCCCCGTGACTTGGCATCTGGATGTTCTGGGACTGAGCAGGATGTGATGGGCCCTCGAGAGAGCTGACCCCGACTTCATAGGTGGACGTGGCCTTGGGCAAAATCCCATTAGGTTGCAGAGTGATACTCTTCTTCATGCCCAAGTAGGGGGTATTGGTCTCACTGTGGATGTTCCTGGCCCTATTCCTCCACTGTTCCTGGCCCGCATCCTCCTCATCGTCATCATCCTCCTGGGTCAGACCCTCATACTGGTAAGTGTCTCCCTCGTTCACTTCCCCCAACCTTCCCAGAGACTGGGCTCTCTTCCTGGCTGAAGGGCTGCTCTTCCGCAAAGAGTTGGAACTGGTCACAGACAGACGGCTCATGTCATTGATCATGGCTGCGATGTAGTCTCCGTGTCCGATCATGCTCCCACGCACAATGGTCTGAAAGGAGAGAAGCATTTATCTGTATCACATCCTGCAAGCCATGATTGCATTACAGAAggattttggacagagaggaatGAGGGTGACATAATCATCGCTCAAAGGCGAGTTAAATTTAGACTTGGGAATCTGTAAAGGACATCTTTGTCATTCTACAAAGACGGTGACTTGAATTTATTTTCCCCAGTGGCCGATTCTGACAATGCACCAACAAATATACTTCACAAgcgaaacacaaagaaagagcCTTTACAACTGCTCACATGCTTTCAGATTGTCGAGATAACCGCTCATGAACTTTCTCGTGGTATGCACAACTGGCAGGCAACCAAAGGCAAATGGCCTAAGCTTGCCCTGACATAAAATCATCAGACAATCTTTAGATGTTTTGCCAGAACAGAATGGATGTAACACTGACTGCATGGTGGTTTAGTAGTCGTACTCAGGGTAGAGTCATGTTCAGTTATACTCTACTGCCTCTCCCATTTCTCTGGCTCAATGCCATTACATCAGCACAGGGGGGGTAGAGGTCAGATGACATCTCACCTACTGTAGCACCTCGCTGTGAGGAGGGAATGGCAGGTGATAATAGCCTCTGTGCAATTTcacatgctttttaaaaatgaaactgtcTTCTCATCATGTAGAAATAATCTGAAACATGCTGAATCtttaattttctatttttagcttttaggattttctgtgtttctgatgACACTAAACCCATGCTGACTGACCCGAGTGACCTAAATGCTGGAATGACTGTTCTCATATTTCACAGCACTAATAACAATCACGTCATAGACTTAACGAAATGTTCgtgggtttttattttctggaGGAGCCATAAAAAGCGTCAACGGTGTGTTCAATGAAGCACAGAAATCCTGAGATTTGCAGGCTTTATCACTCACTGGCAATTCCTTTGCTGTACCTGCACTTTTTAGCCCTTCTGCTTGACATCTCTGGGAAGGCACCATGGACTATTATTAATTGCCTGCGTGGAGTAATAAATCTTGTGGCCCCTATGAGTATTCAACATTGTACAGTCAGTGTACACAGCAGGGTCATTAGCTCAGCCACATGATAGATAAGAAAGCAAAAAGATGGGGAGGGGAGAGAGCTCTCCACGTTGCCATCCGAGGATTGTGGCATTTTCTGTGACAGCGCTCACAAATACTTTTGCACTGACGCAACCAGCACATATTTCTCTGTGAATGAAGCTCATTACAACATAATGGGAATCAACGCCGTGCGCCATTCATTAGTAGTCACCTCAGGGTAAGGACAGAGAATCAATAAAGGGCTAAATAGCTTACCTTCTTTGGTCTCAACTCCACCTCTGTGATCCTGGAAGGGTCCACCATGGGTTTGGGCCTTCGCAGGTTCTCTATCAGGCTTTGCCACTGTGTCGGCAGGCCCACAAAGCAGCCGCGCTTAGCATCAAAAGAGGTGTGAACTCGGTGCTCAAAATTCTTGGGGGCTGATATCTCAggcctcttctttttctttttgcgaAACATCTTTAGGTTCAGAGGGGTAGCAGCCTGTCTGCTTCAAAATGTCCCtgtagaaaaaagaagaagttgcGCCAAACATCACATTCAGCACAAATTTAAGTAACTGT from Astatotilapia calliptera chromosome 20, fAstCal1.2, whole genome shotgun sequence includes these protein-coding regions:
- the LOC113013873 gene encoding serine/threonine-protein kinase PAK 6-like, yielding MFRKKKKKRPEISAPKNFEHRVHTSFDAKRGCFVGLPTQWQSLIENLRRPKPMVDPSRITEVELRPKKTIVRGSMIGHGDYIAAMINDMSRLSVTSSNSLRKSSPSARKRAQSLGRLGEVNEGDTYQYEGLTQEDDDDEEDAGQEQWRNRARNIHSETNTPYLGMKKSITLQPNGILPKATSTYEVGVSSLEGPSHPAQSQNIQMPSHGAYMSSDMGSPQERVIWKRDFQLSRGMPPNQRPVACFYSPAMTVQPPQGDQGTVTTELRPNIPIYMHQQNSPGRPFSSYDLKGESAVRYHSGFLPTGTSSPLVGGVRPQRTVRSSASYTLGLSPNMGLRPSGPDPFLRHSGCPNPPYPRQDSPSQPRPSPTGSLATSPPGTCSPAFRPPQHPSPRPPPDPPKVTHEQFKAALQMVVDKGDPRSYLENFVKIGEGSTGVVCIATEKHSGRQVAVKMMDLRRQQRRELLFNEVVIMRDYQHRNVVEMFKSALVEEELWVIMEYLQGGALTNIVSETRLSEEQIATVCEAVLQALAYLHSQGVIHRDIKSDSILLTLDGRVKLSDFGFCAQISKDIPKRKSLVGTPYWMAPEVISKSPYGTEVDIWSMGIMVVEMVDGEPPYFSETPVAAMKRLRDEPAPTVRNAQSGCLYFFLVQVSPVLKDFLDRMLTRDPLERASAIDLLEHPFLLQSGSPQCLVPLVEQYRKRMSRC